Genomic segment of Candidatus Bathyarchaeia archaeon:
CTGGTATTCTAGTTCGCGTTCTCGGTATAAGGGGCTGACTGCTGTGTTGATGGCGCCTATTTTTGAGGCTGCGTAGAAGCTTATGATGAATTGTGGTATGTTGGGGAGGTATATGGCTACGCGGTCGCCCTGTTTGACGCCTAGTTTAGCTAGGGCTGCGGCGAAGTGGTCTACGCTTTCGTTCAGTTCCTGATAGGTGAGTGTTTTTCCCATGTAGTGTATGGCTGGATGTGTTGGGTGTTTTTCGGCTGACATTTCTAGGAGTTCGTGTAATGGGGTTAATGGGTACTGGATGGTTTTGGGTACGTTTTGGGGCCAGTTTTTGTGCCATGGTTTGGGTTCGATGTGGGTTTCGGTCAATTTGGAATAACCCGTTTTGTATGATGTGTGTTAGGGCTATATTAGATTTGTATTGGGATGTTGGGCGGCTGCGGAAAAACAAATTTCAAAAGAAGAAGGAGATAAGCCCCTTATACCTTCTTCTACATGTTGTGGCTGCTGGCTTGTGGCTTGGACAGTTGTAGTTGAACACGCAAGCCTAGACTGTTTGTGGCGGGTTTCTGTTCAGATGTTATTAATTTCCGCTTAGAACAAGTAATAGTAACTTCTTGGATGTTTGTGGGTTGTGCGGAAGCGATATATTGTGTTGGGTTTATGGTTTTGGCAGGTTTGGTTACAGGTGTTTGAAGGGATGTTTCAGGGTTGAATGCTGAGGCTCTGAGTTTCGAGTCTAGTGATGGGGTTAGGCTTAGTGGCGTGTTGTTTGTTCCAGATACGGTGCCTGCTCCTTGTTTGGTTGTGTGTCATGGTTTTGATCGTCGGGGTTTTCGTGGTGTTGGTTTGTTTCGGGATATGGCTGAAGCAGCTTGCCAGCAGGGTGGTTTCTTGGCTTTGGTGTTTGATTTTCGTGGTTGCGGTCAGAGCGGTGGTGAGTTTGGTTATGGGTGGAGTGAGCAAAGGGATCTTGAGGCAGCTGTGGAGTTTTTGTTGGCGAGACCTGAGGCTAGGATGGAGGGTGGCGTCTGTGTTGTGGGTCATAGTTTGGGTGGGGCTGTAGCGTTGTATGTGGCTGAGCGGGATAAGCGTGTTAAGGGTACAGCCTTGTGGGCTGTGCCTCATGATCACGCGTACAATATTAGAAGATTCATCATTCGGAGTAGAGGAAGGTTGAGCTGGTATCTGTTTTTGTTGGCTTCGTATGTTGATGCTGTTTTTCCTGTGTATAGGTTACTTAGTTTGCGGGTTTGGGGTTTCAACCTGAGACC
This window contains:
- a CDS encoding alpha/beta fold hydrolase, which gives rise to MNAEALSFESSDGVRLSGVLFVPDTVPAPCLVVCHGFDRRGFRGVGLFRDMAEAACQQGGFLALVFDFRGCGQSGGEFGYGWSEQRDLEAAVEFLLARPEARMEGGVCVVGHSLGGAVALYVAERDKRVKGTALWAVPHDHAYNIRRFIIRSRGRLSWYLFLLASYVDAVFPVYRLLSLRVWGFNLRPRDVRRRLMKLKEAEVLKRLEHLPVLIVNGSKDTLAGLEEAKWNYEAAKGPKEMVVIESVNQDPKRMEEAIVNHVFQGREKEAIDSTLLWLSRQLGTSDLDVIL